A segment of the Candidatus Brevundimonas phytovorans genome:
TTCCAGCAAGGGTTGGCTGTCTGAAATCGAAAACGGCAAGCGCGAGGCGTCGCTTCGACTGGCGCTCCGGATCGAGAAGTGGAGCGACGGCAAGGTCGCCGCAGGCTCGGTCTGTTCTGAGTTGCGGGTCGCGAACGACCAACCGCAGCAGCCGAAAGCCGCCTGACCATGGCGGGGGGCAACATCAAGGGGACGGGACGGCCAGTCTCGATGACCGAAAGCCTGATCCTGGCGGTGCGGGCGGTGGTCCTGCACGTCGAGGACTATCACCGGCTGCGCCGATCGGGAGCGGACGAGTTCACCGTGGCCCGCGTCCGCAAAGAGATGGTCGAGGCGGCGCGCCTGGCCAGTGAAACGGCCGACCTGTCGACGGCGCTCCTGCGCGCCATCGCCCCGACCGTCGCCCGCCTGACCGTCATCCAAACCGACCAACCCGAACCTCCCTCTGAGCCGCCGCCCCAAGCGGCCTGACCCTTTGACCGTATGGCCGGGCTTCCCGGTCGTCACCTTGCCCCAGACCGGAACTTCGCAATGAGCGAGCTCAACCCTGCCCACATCAAGGCCCTGTTCGATCAGCTGGTGACGGCGGTCGGGACGCATGACGCCGCCGCCGTCTTCCTCGGCATAAGCCGCCAACGCGTGAGCCAGCTGATCAGCACGTCGAACAACGACCTGCCGACGCTGATGCAGATCGCCAAGCTGGAACAGGTCTGCGGCCAGTCGGTGGTCTTCGGCGCCATGGCGCGCATGGTCGAGGGTGACGAGGCCATGAACTGCGCCCTGGCGGCCCACGTCGCCGCCAACGCGGCCAGCGGAGCCGCCCTGAGCACGGTCTATGAGATCGACGCCGACGGCGTGCGCGAGCCGCATGAGATCGAGAAGGCGCAGGACCGCGCCCGCGAGAACCTCGAAGCCGCTCAGCGCGCGTTCGACGCGACCATGCGGATGCGTCCGACGCTGCGGGTGGTGGCGTGATGTTCGGCGCTCAGCGTCTTGCTCAAGGCGGTCGGTGCTTTTCGGCCGGCACAAGTCGCCACGCCTTGCGCCGCGCTCATCACCAGATCACGGCCGAGGGTGTCCGCCTCGTGCTGCCGGATGGACCCGTACTTTCGGACGGGGAGGCCCGCAGGCTTGCCTGGGCAATCCTCGCTGACGTTGCGCCTGATGACGTCGACGCCATGCCCGAGGCGGTCACATACAAGGAAGCACAGCGCCTCGCCGTCCTGCGAGCCCTGAAGGAAGGCATCGATAGCATTGTGCCCCTGGCGACCGCTCTGGGTTGGAAGCGCCGCACTGTCGAACGACGGCTGGGAGAAATGATCACGGACGGCCGCGTTCAGGCGACCGGTCATTCCAAAACCAGGCGCTTTCACATGGCCACCGACGGGGTGCTGTGATGCTGGGAACGGTTTTCTCGCGCCTCCACGCGGCCGTGCTTGCGCTCACGGGCAAGGACAGCCTCCTGCATGGCCA
Coding sequences within it:
- a CDS encoding helix-turn-helix transcriptional regulator, whose protein sequence is MKLAHHRAALGLSLEQCAVALGLSPSSKGWLSEIENGKREASLRLALRIEKWSDGKVAAGSVCSELRVANDQPQQPKAA